Within the Thermoanaerobaculia bacterium genome, the region ACCTATGGCGGAAACGGCAAGAGCAACTTCGCTCTTCCGGACCTGCAGGGGCGGGCTCCGATGCATCCTGGCCAGGGGCCGGGGCTGTCGCTGCACGACCTCGGGGAAACCGGAGGTTCCGAGACTGTGTCGCTGCTCGAGTCCGAGATCCCGTCGCATTCCCATGCGCTGCGCGCGCACGATATCGATCTCGCCGAGCTCAATGCACCCGCGGCGCAGCGCTCACTCGCCAAGTCGGCGAACGCGACGATCTATGCCGCGCCGAACAACCTGGTAGCGATGAGCTCGTCGGCTCTACCGCCTGCCGGCGGGGATCAGCCGCACAACAATCTGCAGCCGTACCTGACGTTCTACTTCTGCATCGCCCTGCAGGGCGTATTCCCGCCGCGGACTTGAGGCGTCGTCGATGACCGAGGTCGCTGCTCCCAGCCCACCGCGCTACATCCTGGCGCCGTTCGTGCCGACGCCGCCGGAGGTGGTGGAGCGGATGCTCGACCTCGCGGGGGTGACGAGCTCGGACGTGGTCTACGATCTGGGCTGCGGCGACGGACGTATCGCCATCGCGGCGGCGCGGCGCGGCGCTCGGGCGTTCGGTGTCGATATCGAGCCGCACTGGGTGAGCGAGGCGACGAGGAACGCGGCAGCGGCTGGCGTCGCCGAACTGGCGTCGTTCGACCTCCAGGACGCGCTCGCCACCGGTCTTGCCGAGGCCACCGTCGTCATGCTCTATCTCGTCGAGTGGTCGACGCGGATGATGGACGCGAAGCTCGCCGCCGAGCTTCGGCCGGGGGCGCGGATCGTCTCGCACAGCTTCGGCATGGGCGACCGGCCGGCCGAAAAGACCGAACAATGGGTCGACGCCACGGGCGAGTCCCGGACCCTGCGGCTCTGGATCGCCGGAAAGTCCGGTACCGAACCGGTCGATGAGAGCGTCGCGGCCCTCACCCGACCGCGATCCGGGTCTCTGGAGGTCGCCGAGCCCGCCGATCTCACCGATCTCTCGTTGCCGCGCCTCGAGCCGCTGGTTGGCTCCACCTTTTCGGTCGCGCTCGGCGCCCCCTGGGACCTGCGGCTGGTACTCGCCGAGGCTTCCCCGCTCTCACCCCAGACTTCCTTTACCGGCGCTTTTCGCGCGCCGTTCCGACTGATCTTCCACGGACCCGCGCAGCCGGTCCATCCGCAGGCGACGCTGCCGCTCCTTCATCCGGAGCTCGGGCGGGTCGAGATCTTCCTGGTTCCGATCGGCCCGGCCGCGCAGGGCACGAGCATCATGCGATACGAAGCGATTTTCACCTGACGAGGAGAGGGCGATGAGCGAACCACGACAGCAGGCGCCGGCAGGCGGAAGTGATGGCATCCGGCGGCGCGACTTCCTCGCTCTCGGCGCGGCGACCGCGGCGGCGACGGCGGTCGCGACGCTGCCCGCAGGCGCCTCGTCCTTCGCCGCGAGCTCGCCGCTCGGCATCGACCTCACGCGAGGCGAGCGGCTCTCGGTCGGCTACATCGCCGGCAGCGCCGAGTGGGTCGGGCAGCTCGACCTGCCCTGGGAGCGCTACGGCGCCGACTATGCGAGCTTCGAGCTCGAGATCGTCCCGGCCGAGGAGATGACGGTCGGCTCCG harbors:
- a CDS encoding phage tail protein, translating into MADPFVAEIRIFPFNFAPRGWAWCDGQLLPLSQNTALFSLLGTTYGGNGKSNFALPDLQGRAPMHPGQGPGLSLHDLGETGGSETVSLLESEIPSHSHALRAHDIDLAELNAPAAQRSLAKSANATIYAAPNNLVAMSSSALPPAGGDQPHNNLQPYLTFYFCIALQGVFPPRT
- a CDS encoding methyltransferase domain-containing protein, with translation MTEVAAPSPPRYILAPFVPTPPEVVERMLDLAGVTSSDVVYDLGCGDGRIAIAAARRGARAFGVDIEPHWVSEATRNAAAAGVAELASFDLQDALATGLAEATVVMLYLVEWSTRMMDAKLAAELRPGARIVSHSFGMGDRPAEKTEQWVDATGESRTLRLWIAGKSGTEPVDESVAALTRPRSGSLEVAEPADLTDLSLPRLEPLVGSTFSVALGAPWDLRLVLAEASPLSPQTSFTGAFRAPFRLIFHGPAQPVHPQATLPLLHPELGRVEIFLVPIGPAAQGTSIMRYEAIFT